The Benincasa hispida cultivar B227 chromosome 11, ASM972705v1, whole genome shotgun sequence genome has a segment encoding these proteins:
- the LOC120091231 gene encoding interactor of constitutive active ROPs 3-like: MQTPKAKTGSSEVPQRKSPRTPRTARQLKTPSSDPDSVSTSPLAASKTPKERSPRVVTDRKSPRCIATESKGHSKVAELGSQISQLQEELKKTSDQLSASESHKRQAQQEAEEAKKQLSDMSAKLEESQQQVLELSASEEDRVQELHKISQDRDKAWQSELEAVRKQHSMDAAALASATNEVQRLKVQLEMVSESEATRSKLAESSQTEIEHLRTQLSETLSLVEKLKDELTYCRESEAQAHEVARKNKNQFETAKAAVEKLQSDGIKAIEAYNSLSSELEQSKAQIESLEGQISKIQKGLVDSTSNGLYPEENNGKDEIDVIKTELTSMRLDADRSKSASAAAETRYEEEYVRSALQIRIAHELVEQMKVESCQKEAELEAELKEARANLEQLRVDLKEKETQLYSVVEENKELNSEISKIIPVDRESELAMELKKLEADMEELKSRLLEKEKEVDGSTEENKALKIKIEKIEMERKSELAMELKKFETDTVELKTRLLEKETELQSTTQENDALKMEIEKIKMETNKINDAVSLAETTKAAEQEALMKLEHAREEADNSNRRAARVAEQLDAAQAANSEMEAELRRLKVQADQWRKAAEAAAAILSTGNNGKIVDRIVSLENNYPLGSPYSEDLDDESPKKKNGNVLKKIGVLWKKNQK, from the exons ATGCAGACACCGAAAGCAAA AACTGGCTCCTCAGAAGTACCTCAAAGAAAATCCCCAAGGACACCTCGAACCGCTCGTCAACTTAAAACTCCAAGCTCAGATCCTGATTCCGTTTCCACTTCCCCACTTGCTGCCAGTAAGACACCTAAAGAGAGAAGTCCTAGGGTGGTGACTGACCGGAAGTCACCGCGATGCATAGCCACTGAG AGTAAAGGGCATAGCAAAGTGGCTGAATTGGGCTCACAGATTTCTCAACTCCAGGAGGAACTCAAGAAAACAAGTGACCAACTGAGTGCATCTGAATCACATAAAAGACAAGCCCAACAGGAGGCAGAAGAAGCAAAGAAACAACTATCAGATATGTCTGCAAAGCTTGAAGAATCCCAACAGCAGGTGCTCGAGCTCTCTGCTTCAGAGGAAGATCGTGTTCAAGAACTGCACAAAATTTCTCAAGATCGTGATAAAGCGTGGCAGTCTGAGCTTGAGGCGGTTCGAAAGCAACATTCAATGGATGCTGCTGCATTGGCCTCTGCCACTAATGAAGTTCAGAGGCTCAAGGTCCAGTTGGAGATGGTGTCTGAATCCGAGGCAACCCGAAGCAAGCTTGCCGAGTCTTCACAAACCGAGATAGAGCATTTAAGAACACAGCTCTCGGAGACTCTCTCCCTAGTTGAAAAACTGAAAGACGAGCTTACTTACTGTAGAGAATCTGAAGCTCAAGCCCATGAAGTTGcaaggaaaaacaaaaaccaatttGAAACAGCTAAGGCAGCTGTCGAAAAGCTCCAATCAGATGGAATCAAAGCTATCGAGGCTTACAACTCTTTGTCATCAGAGTTGGAGCAATCAAAAGCTCAGATTGAATCACTGGAGGGACAGATCAGCAAGATTCAGAAAGGTCTGGTAGATTCTACAAGCAATGGTTTGTATCCTGAGGAAAACAATGGGAAGGATGAAATCGACGTGATAAAAACTGAGCTCACTTCTATGAGATTAGACGCAGATAGATCAAAATCTGCATCAGCTGCAGCTGAGACTAGATACGAGGAGGAATATGTTCGTTCAGCATTGCAAATTAGAATTGCTCacgaacttgtggaacaaatGAAAGTAGAGTCGTGTCAGAAAGAGGCAGAATTGGAAGCAGAACTCAAGGAGGCCAGAGCAAATTTAGAACAGTTGAGAGTAGACCTTAAGGAAAAAGAAACTCAATTGTATAGTGTTGTGGAGGAAAACAAGGAGCTCAACTCAGAAATAAGCAAAATCATACCAGTCGACCGGGAGTCTGAACTAGCAATGGAGCTAAAGAAGTTGGAGGCTGATATGGAGGAGTTGAAGAGCAGGCTCTTGGAAAAGGAGAAAGAGGTGGATGGTTCAACGGAGGAAAATAAAGCACTTAAGATAAAGATTGAGAAGATAGAGATGGAAAGGAAGTCTGAACTAGCAATGGAGCTGAAGAAGTTCGAGACTGATACGGTGGAGTTGAAGACCAGGCTCTTGGAAAAGGAGACAGAGTTGCAAAGTACAACGCAGGAAAATGATGCACTTAAGATGGAAATTGAGAAGATAAAAATGGAAACGAATAAGATCAACGATGCAGTTTCTTTGGCAGAGACAACCAAGGCTGCAGAGCAAGAAGCACTGATGAAACTCGAGCACGCAAGAGAAGAGGCAGATAACAGTAACAGAAGAGCGGCACGAGTCGCCGAGCAGTTGGATGCTGCACAGGCTGCTAATTCTGAAATGGAGGCTGAGTTGAGGAGGTTAAAAGTGCAAGCAGACCAGTGGAGGAAAGCAGCTGAGGCAGCTGCTGCAATACTCTCAACTGGGAACAATGGGAAGATTGTTGATAGAATAGTTTCTTTGGAGAACAATTATCCTCTGGGCTCACCATACTCGGAAGATCTCGACGACGAGTCGCCAAAAAAGAAGAATGGAAATGTGTTGAAGAAGATAGGAGTTTTGTGGAAGAAAAACCAGAAGTAA